A window of Thermodesulfobacteriota bacterium genomic DNA:
CCCACGCCCCCGGGGCCCTCCTCCAGCTCCTTCTCCAGGAGCCGGGTCACGAGGCCCGGCTCCCCCAGGGAGCCGTCCTCCGTCGCCAGGGCGTAGGGCACCGCCAGGCACGCGAAGTCGTCGTGGCAGAGCACGTCGCGGTCCGCCCTCCCCCCCAGGAGCAGCTTGGGTCGCACGCCGCGGGCCAGAAAGGCGTCGGCCAGGTAGAGGAGCGGCGCCACCCCGATGCCGCCCGCCACCAGGAGCGGGCGCCCTGCCTCCAGGCGAAAGCCGCGCCCCAGGGGTGCCAGCACGTCCACCCGCTCTCCCACATGCACCCGGGCCAGGCGCCGGGTACCCGCCCCCACCACCCGGAAGAGCACCTCGAACTCCCCGGCCTCGGAAGCCGCAACCCGGTGGATGCTCAAGGGGCGGCGCAGGAGCGGGTCCAGGCCGTCGGACACCTTCACCATCACGAACTGCCCCGGCACCGACGGGAACGGCTGGGCCGGCCGCAGGCGCAGCCGGTAGTACTCTCCCCCCACGTTTTCCCGGTGCACCACCCAGGCTCGGTCATCCATTCGTTGATTCCTCGCGGCTTTTCTGAGTGCGTGCGTACCTGTGCGTACCGATATTGCAGGTTTCGCCGCGGTCGAGGGCCAGGAAGGGGGCGCCCAGGCGCACGGCTTCGCGCTGTTGGCCG
This region includes:
- a CDS encoding dihydroorotate dehydrogenase electron transfer subunit yields the protein MDDRAWVVHRENVGGEYYRLRLRPAQPFPSVPGQFVMVKVSDGLDPLLRRPLSIHRVAASEAGEFEVLFRVVGAGTRRLARVHVGERVDVLAPLGRGFRLEAGRPLLVAGGIGVAPLLYLADAFLARGVRPKLLLGGRADRDVLCHDDFACLAVPYALATEDGSLGEPGLVTRLLEKELEEGPGGVGVYACGPSPMLAAVARLCGAAAVPCQVSLEAHMACGVGACLGCVVPGTGQPYLRVCKEGPVFDAGEIDWPALLRAR